In Magnetococcales bacterium, a single genomic region encodes these proteins:
- a CDS encoding formylglycine-generating enzyme family protein: MAAVVTQLFGTLPTFHAWLAVLAALLWVGPLPVMAGDSPSSPGVGAVCVEPLLKGLRLVWVPAGCFFPNGPDGPEKCVAGFWLGETEVTQSQWQKVMHGNPARFKGDAHPVERVSASDVQLFMDRLNGQSERQYRLPTDTEWSYACQLGEKTVPAPGSMGHLQSVAWFGLPWGKGHQPVAGKGPNTLGLYDMSGNVWEWVSGEVRGKVMGALLVTDSPPSPSGLDHEQGEYNGFVIVRGGGWGYSAKLQGCASQKMLRPLLREEVVGFRLALSGQGERTCFSTPQKNESLRDQ; encoded by the coding sequence ATGGCAGCAGTCGTGACGCAACTGTTTGGTACCCTGCCGACGTTCCATGCATGGTTGGCGGTGCTGGCGGCCCTGTTATGGGTGGGACCGCTGCCGGTCATGGCGGGAGATTCGCCTTCGTCGCCTGGCGTGGGTGCGGTGTGTGTTGAACCCCTGCTGAAAGGCCTCCGTCTGGTCTGGGTACCAGCCGGATGTTTTTTCCCCAATGGGCCTGATGGGCCGGAAAAGTGCGTTGCCGGGTTTTGGCTGGGAGAGACCGAGGTGACCCAGAGTCAGTGGCAGAAGGTCATGCATGGCAATCCTGCCCGTTTCAAAGGGGATGCACACCCGGTCGAACGTGTTTCGGCCAGCGACGTTCAGCTCTTCATGGATCGGCTGAACGGACAATCGGAACGGCAATATCGTTTGCCGACGGACACAGAGTGGAGCTACGCCTGTCAGTTGGGCGAGAAAACCGTGCCTGCCCCAGGATCGATGGGTCATCTTCAATCCGTCGCCTGGTTTGGTCTCCCTTGGGGAAAGGGCCATCAACCCGTAGCCGGTAAAGGTCCAAACACATTGGGTTTGTACGACATGTCCGGCAATGTGTGGGAGTGGGTCTCGGGCGAAGTGCGTGGCAAGGTGATGGGTGCGCTCCTGGTGACAGATTCTCCCCCTTCCCCATCCGGTCTGGACCATGAACAGGGGGAGTACAACGGATTTGTCATTGTCAGAGGGGGAGGATGGGGTTATTCCGCCAAACTTCAGGGGTGTGCAAGCCAAAAAATGCTCCGGCCCTTGTTGCGAGAGGAGGTGGTCGGATTTCGTT